The Streptococcus respiraculi sequence CCGTCGTGCTTGAAGTCGGAGAGCGCATTGTTCAAGCTGTCTTTGCGCCCTTTTTACTAGCAGACGGTGATGAAGCAACAGGCACGCGGACAGGTGGCTTTGGCTCAACGGGGAATTAAGCATGGCCAAGAAAAAAGCAACCTTTGTCTGTCAAAATTGTGACTACCATTCACCTAAGTACTTAGGACGTTGCCCCAATTGCGGAGCTTGGTCCTCTTTTGTGGAAGAAATCGAAGTCGCAGAAGTCAAAAATGCGCGCGTGTCCTTGACAGGAGAAAAGACCAAGCCTGTTAAGCTCAATCAAGTCACTTCAAGCAATGTCGCCCGCACTAAAACTGATATGGCAGAGTTTAACCGCGTTCTCGGTGGTGGTGTAGTGCCAGGAAGCCTTGTTCTAATCGGTGGTGACCCGGGGATTGGAAAGTCTACTCTCCTCTTACAAGTTTCCACCCAGCTGGCGAGTCGTGGAACAGTTCTTTATGTCAGTGGAGAGGAATCAGCAGAGCAAATCAAGTTACGTAGCGAACGCCTGGGGGATATCGACAATGAATTTTATCTCTATGCCGAAACCAACATGCAGAGTATTCGAGCCGAGGTGGAGAAGATTCAGCCTGATTTTCTGATTATCGACTCCATCCAGACTATTATGAGTCCTGAAATCTCCAGTGTCCAAGGTTCGGTCAGCCAAGTCCGTGAGGTGACCGCAGAGCTGATGCAGATTGCAAAGACCAACAACATCGCAACCTTTATCGTAGGACATGTGACCAAGGAAGGAACGCTTGCGGGACCTCGCATGCTAGAACACATGGTAGACACTGTTTTGTATTTTGAGGGCGAACGTCAGCACACCTTTCGTATCCTGCGGGCCGTGAAAAATCGTTTTGGCTCAACCAATGAAATCGGAATTTTCGAGATGCAGTCGTCAGGTCTTGTGGAAGTGCTAAACCCTAGTCAGGTCTTTTTAGAAGAGCGGTTGGACGGTGCAACTGGTTCAGCCATTGTTGTGACCATGGAGGGGACACGTCCGATTTTAGCTGAGGTTCAGGCCTTGGTAACACCGACCATGTTTGGCAATGCCAAGCGCACAACGACAGGTCTTGATTTTAATCGGGCAAGCCTCATTATGGCAGTCTTAGAAAAGCGAGCTGGCTTACTTTTGCAAAACCAAGATGCTTATCTCAAGTCAGCAGGCGGTGTAAAACTAGATGAACCAGCTATTGACTTAGCGGTTGCTGTTGCCATTGCCTCAAGTTACAAGGATAGACCAACCAATCCTCAGGAATGTTTTATCGGAGAAATCGGTTTGACAGGTGAAATCCGTCGTGTCAACCGCATCGAGCAACGAATCAATGAAGCAGCCAAGCTTGGCTTCACCAAGATTTACGCTCCCAAAAACTCCCTTATAGGTCTTGAAATCCCCCAAGGTATCACGATCGTTGGTGTGACGACCATTGGTGAGGTCTTGCAGAAAGTATTTGGTTAGCTTACACGAAAAATGTAATAGAAGAGAAAAGCTAGAGATTCTATCTGGAATGTCTAGCTTTTTGCGTAAATCTGTCTAAAACATTCGGAAGTAGCAACAAGATTTTGCATTACCAAGCCCATATGCTGACAAATGCTCCATAAAATGATAGCCTAAGAAAAAGAAATGAAAATATACGATATGCACGAAAGGAGTTTTCATGTCTTATTTTCAACAGTTTATGAAGGCCAATCAGGCCTATGTCGATTTGCATGGCACGCACCATTTGCCCTTGAAACCAAAAACTAGGGTAGCGATTGTGACCTGTATGGATTCGCGGCTCCACGTGGCACAAGCCTTGGGGTTGGCGCTTGGAGATGCTCATATTTTGCGGAATGCTGGAGGTCGTGTGACTGATGACATGATTCGCTCGCTGGTCATTTCCCAGCAACAACTAGGTACTCGGGAAATTGTGGTTTTGCACCATACGGATTGCGGAGCTCAGACCTTTACCAATAAAGAGTTTCAGGCAGAGTTGCAGGAAAAATTTGACGTAGATGTGTCTCATCAGGACTTTTTGCCCTTTAGTGATGTGGAAGAAAGTGTTCGTGAGGATATGAACTTGTTGAGACAATCTCCCTTGATTCCAGAGGATATTGAGATTTCTGGTGCGGTCTATGATGTGGATACAGGGCGCATGACAGAAGTTGTATAAGATACGAGGGCGTAAAAAAAGCAAATGAAAAATAGGAAATACGACGAAGAAGCGCAAGCTTCTAGGAGTATTTATACCTAAAGGTAGCCATATCTATAATCTAGCTAAAGCTAGAACGGCTATGTCTCTTTTTTCCGAGCTTTTAGTCCGAGTTCAATTTCATAAGATACAAAGGACGTCAAGAGCAAAGTATACCCCTAGGGCATCCGTATCTGTAGAACGAGCAAGCTCGCAACAGCTACGGTAAGATAGGAGATTGACGATGTGCTCGATGAACACAAGGCAATCGATCCCTAAAGGGAGCCTCAGCTGTAACCAGCTAAAGCTGGAACATCTGCGTCCCCACTAAAGGGAGCCTCAGCTGTAACCAGCTAAAGCTGGAACATCTGCGTCCCCGCTAAAGGGAGCCTCAGCTGTAACTAGCTAAAGCTGGAACATCTGCGTCCCCACTAAAGGGAGCCTCAGCTGTAACCAGCTAAAGCTGGAACATCTGCGTCTCTTTTTCACCCAGTGCTTAGCTCGTGTTCAGTTCTCAATCCACTATATCGTTATGAGGGTGTGATGCGTATTCAATAAAAATGGGAAATTCATCTGCTATCAGGCTTGACAGGTTTTGAGGAAAAGTGTATAGTTGTATTAAATAAACGACACAAAAGGAGACTACATCATGGCTGATAACCGAATGAAGTATACCATTGACAGCAATATGCAATTTCCGCTGGTTGAGATTGCCTTAGAAAGAGGCGAAACTGCTTATATTCAGCGGGGAAGCATGGTCTATCATACACCGAGTGTAACCTTAAACACCAAGCTGAATGCGCGTGGTGGCTCTGGTCTTGGGAAGCTCATGGGAGCAATTGGACGTTCTGTGACATCTGGCGAGTCCATGTTTATCACGGAGGCAATGTCAAGCGCTGATGACGGCACATTAGCCCTTGCTCCGTCCATGCCAGGTCAAGTCATTGTGCTTGAATTGGGAGCAAAGCAATATCGTCTAAATGACGGTGCTTTTTTAGCCCTAGATGGTTCTGCCCAGTATAAAATGGAACGCCAAAGCGTGGGTCGTGCTTTGTTTGGTGGTCAAGGTGGCTTCTTTGTCATGACGACAGAAGGAGAAGGGACCTTACTTGCTAATGCCTTTGGCTCCATTAAAAAACTGGAATTAAACGGTGGCAGTATTACGATTGACAATGCCCATGTAGTAGCTTGGAGCAGGGACTTGAACTACGATATTCATCTTGAAAATGGCTTCTTGCAGTCTATTGGTACAGGCGAAGGCGTGGTCAATACCTTCTCGGGTTACGGTGAAATCTACGTTCAAAGTTTAAATATCGAAACCTTTGCCCAAGTTATCGGAAGCCATATCATCACAGGTGGTGGAGACGGTGGCGGCAAGACTACCTTACTTGATGCCTTTCTATAGTGCAAGAGACACGCGTCAACAATCAAACGCATGTCAGATTTTTGAGTCTGAAGTTCAGTAAAAAGGAGTTTCTATGACCTTATTTCCCGCTATAGCAGCTTTTCTTCCCTATCAAGGGGATAAATATATCGCGCCTGAAAAGGCGGGCGAATTAGAAGAGAGCATGCGTGAGATGAGACACGTAGCGCAGGCTGCACGCAAGGAATTTCAGCAGCTAGCCCAAGCATTCCACGCGCTTCATCCCAGCCTTGACATGCACCGCACGAGCCAATGGATGAATCAGGCTCAGTATGCGCGCCCTCATTTCTGGACCTATTTTCAAAGTGAGGGTGGGGTTAGCAAGCCCATGTTTGCCCTGCGCTTGTATGGAAATCAAAGAGCTTATGGTATCTCAGTAGAGGTGAGCTTTGTCGAGCGTAAAAAAGATGAGACAAGCCTTGTCAAGCAAAATCAGGTTTTGCAGGTTGCGGTAGCAGATCCTGTCTATTACATGGTTCAGGCAAATGGAGAAAGTCGGCGGGTAGAAGGGACAGAAGAAAATCGCTTCAGTCTTCTTGAGCAACTAGCCCAAGACCAGATTCGCAAAGTTTTGGTGAAGCTGGATATTGACCTGACCAAGGCAGATAGCATGGAGTCCGTTTTACATCAGCTGGAATCAGCTTTTGAAACTTTACAGCCCTATTATCAAGCGACAACCATCAAATTGTAAGAATTAACGGAGAAAAATCAGGTTTGATTCTTCTTCGTTTTTCATTTTCAATGCCCAATCCTGCCACTTACCCTCGAAAATGAACCACTCACGAAAATGGTCTTGCCTTTGTGTCAAATCTTGCTATAATGAGGTATAGCAAAATAAGGAGGGAGTTATGAAAATACGGATCGAGCTAGATGACAGCTTGGACGATGTGGAAGTGGTTATCAAGACCGCTCGTTTGACGGATCAAGTTGACCAGTTGCAGCAGCTGTTGTCCAAGATGAATCAGCCCTCCTTGATCTTTTACAAGGATGCGAGCGAGTATTTCGTCAAACTAGAGGATATTTTATTTTTCGAAACAGATGGTGCGAAGATTTTTGCCCATTCAAGGACAGATGCTTACGAGGTCAAGTTAAAGCTCTACGAGTTAGAAGAGGTCCTACCGATTACCTTTTGCAGGATTTCAAAGTCCAGCATTGCAAACGTTCGTGCGATATATTCGCTCGATAAGTCCTTTTCAGGGACCAGTCGGATTCGCTTTGCGGACACGCACAAGGTAGTTCATGTATCGCGTCATTATTATCAGTTATTAAAAGAAAGATTGCAGGAGTTGAGGTAGTGCGATGAAAAAGTATGCATTAGGAATTGGCTTGTTGGTTTTGTCAGGCTTGGTCTTGTTTCAAAATTATTTGCCACGGTTTGATCTTTCCATTTGGAAAATGGTCTGGCTTGTCGTATTGGCAGTAGGCTTGGTGAACGGTCTGGTAAAGAGAAGATTGTACGATAGTTTCTTTTTTGGAACTTGGTTGTTTATCTTGCTGAACAAGCAGTATCATTTTTTAATGATGGATACCAAGACAATCATTGTCGGAGCCATCTTGGCCTGTCTGGGTTGTCACATTCTCTTTAAGCCCAAGCGAGGAAATATTCGCTTTTTGGGAGATTTCAAGTCTGTCGCAAGTGGTGGAAAAGGAGCTATGGTCGAAGACGAAGACAGTGTAGCCTTTGGTAGCTCGACCCGTTACATTCACGACACCAATTTTGTACGTGACACGGTTGATGTCGCTTTTGGCAGTACAACGATTTACTTTGACAATACCGTCATGGCTGGTGAGGAGGCGACCTTTATTGTTGATGCAGCATTTTCAACAGTGCGGCTCTATGTGCCAGATACCTGGCTGGTAGAGGTCAGGGCAGATAAGGCTTTTAGCAGTATTCAGCAGGTATCTCCTCCTATCGTATTTGACAAGAAACTCGTGGTCAAGGCTGATTTAGCCTTTTCGACCCTTGAAATTATCAGCTTATAAGAAATCAGCCCTTGTGGCTGATTTTTTGGCTCAAAGTAGGGGATATGTGCTATAATAGGACTATTGAATGTTGACAAGGAGAGCTTATAGCAAATGACAAAACCTATTCGTGTGCGTTATGCACCAAGTCCAACTGGACTATTACACATCGGAAATGCGCGGACGGCGCTCTTTAACTATTTGTATGCACGTCATCATGGCGGAACTTTTTTGATTCGGATTGAAGATACTGACCGCAAGCGCCATGTCGAAGACGGTGAGCGTTCTCAGATGGAAAATCTGCGTTGGTTAGGGATTGATTGGGATGAAAGCCCAGAAACTCATGAAAAGTACCGCCAGTCAGAACGGCTTGACATTTATCAAGAGTATGTTAATGAACTGTTAGCAAAAGGTTTGGCCTACAAATCTTACGTGACCGAGGAAGAATTGGCGGCTGAGCGTGAGCGCCAAGAGGCAGCTGGTGAAACACCGCGCTACATCAATGAATACCTTGGGATGTCAGATGAAGAAAAGGCAGCCTATGTTGCGGAACGTGAGGCTGCAGGTATCATTCCGACCGTTCGTCTGGCCGTAAATGAAGCTGGCATCTACAAATGGAATGACATGGTCAAGGGTGAGATTGAGTTTGAAGGTGGCAATATCGGTGGCGACTGGGTCATTCAGAAAAAAGATGGCTACCCAACCTACAACTTTGCCGTGGTCATCGATGACCACTTAATGGAGATTTCCCATGTTATCCGTGGAGATGACCATATTGCCAATACCCCTAAACAACTGATGGTCTATGAAGCCCTTGGTTGGGAAGCACCAGCATTCGGTCACATGACCTTGATTATCAACTCTGAAACGGGTAAGAAACTATCCAAACGTGATACCAACACGCTTCAGTTTATTGAAGATTACCGCAAAAAAGGCTATTTGCCAGAAGCAGTCTTTAACTTTATTGCCCTTCTTGGTTGGAATCCTGGTGGGGAGCATGAAATCTTCTCTCGTAAGGAATTGATTGAGCTATTTGACGAAAATCGTCTCAGCAAATCACCAGCAGCTTTTGATCAGAAGAAGCTTGATTGGATGAGCAATGAATACATCAAGAATGCGGACTTTGCAACGATTTTTGAACTGGCAAAACCATTTTTAGCAGAGGCAGGTCGTTTGACAGACAAGGCCGAAAAATTGGTGGAACTTTACAAACCGCAAATGAAAGCAGTCGATGAAATCGTGCCATTGACAGACCTCTTCTTTGAAGACTTCCCAGCTCTTACTGAAGCTGAAAAAGAAGTCATGGCAGGAGAAACCGTACCGACTGTTCTGACCGCTTTCAAAGAAAAATTGGAAGCCATGACGGAGGAGGACTTCAAGTCTGAAAACATCTTCCCACAAATCAAAGCGGTTCAAAAAGAGACTGGTATCAAGGGTAAAAACCTCTTTATGCCGATTCGGATTGCCGTATCAGGCGAAATGCACGGACCAGAATTACCAGATACCATTTATCTGCTCGGCCGTGAAAAATCAATTCAGCATTTGGACAATATGCTGACAGAAATTACGAAATAATGTGAAAAGCCTGGGAACTCCCTAGGCTTTTTCTGCTAATAATTTATTGAGTTGTTCAACTAACCCGGTCAAGTTTGTAATCTGTTGCTCGAGCAGCTGAATTTGTGTTCTTCGTTCTGCGATTTCATCTTGCAGGACTTCTCGGTTTTCGAGCCACTGCTCTTTAGTGCCACACATGGTGTCATGGACTTCCTTTATGCGTTGAATGGCTTTAATAGATAGTCCCAATTCCCGCAGTTGGAGAATATTTTCCAGGTCGGTGCAATCTTTTTGGTTCCAGCTGTATTGGCCTTGTTGAGTTGCTGGAGAAAGCAGTCCTTTTCGAATATAAAATCGAAGGGTATCTCGGCTAATCTTGTAGGTTTGAGTGATTTGTCCAGTTTTCATGGAACTCCTTTCAAGTAGGGTTGACAGGGTCTTGGTCTTAGTCCCTCATGTTTTAATGGTGAACAAGGAGGAAAGATATGTTTCAGTTTTTGATTTTCTTGTATGTTACCTTGCCATTTTTGGCTGTATTGTTCATGAAAGAGCGAGTTTCTGCACTTTGGCGACTGGTTTATGCAATACCAGTCTTTCTGGTATTTCTGGCTTTGCTAGGGCAAGTTGACAGAGTTGTCAGTCAGGGGATGTTCATTGCTAGCTTAGTCCTTCTTTGGCTGATTCGTCCCTTAGTAGGAAAATTTGTTTTTGGTCAGGTTCACCTGTCTCATTTTCTCCTTCATGGTCTTATCAGCCTGTTGCTTGTATTGGGATTATTCGTTTTCTAAAAACAACTGCTCGACGTACTCTTTTTGCCGTGGAATGATGAGGGCATTTTCTAGAAAGGTAGGTAAATCTTTGCGTGACACCCAAATGAAATCAGTTGTTTCTCCGTCTTGGAGAGTAATCGTATCTTTTTTGCCATCGACCTTCGCCCAAAAGAGGTCAAAGATACAGTGGTCATCATGGGCCACAAAATGGTGATAATGAATGAGCTGATCAGTCTGTAGCTGGATACCGGTTTCTTCTGCCATTTCACGCAGGATAGCTGTCTCAGGACTTTCGCCAAGTAGGGCAGAGCCGCCTGCGGTTGCTTCAAAATAGTTGGGAAAGGCGGGTTTCGTACTATCTCGCTTCATGAACAGGATGCTTCCGTCCTTGTGGGCAATGATACA is a genomic window containing:
- a CDS encoding ribonuclease P; protein product: MTLFPAIAAFLPYQGDKYIAPEKAGELEESMREMRHVAQAARKEFQQLAQAFHALHPSLDMHRTSQWMNQAQYARPHFWTYFQSEGGVSKPMFALRLYGNQRAYGISVEVSFVERKKDETSLVKQNQVLQVAVADPVYYMVQANGESRRVEGTEENRFSLLEQLAQDQIRKVLVKLDIDLTKADSMESVLHQLESAFETLQPYYQATTIKL
- a CDS encoding TIGR00266 family protein, with protein sequence MADNRMKYTIDSNMQFPLVEIALERGETAYIQRGSMVYHTPSVTLNTKLNARGGSGLGKLMGAIGRSVTSGESMFITEAMSSADDGTLALAPSMPGQVIVLELGAKQYRLNDGAFLALDGSAQYKMERQSVGRALFGGQGGFFVMTTEGEGTLLANAFGSIKKLELNGGSITIDNAHVVAWSRDLNYDIHLENGFLQSIGTGEGVVNTFSGYGEIYVQSLNIETFAQVIGSHIITGGGDGGGKTTLLDAFL
- a CDS encoding MerR family transcriptional regulator, with amino-acid sequence MKTGQITQTYKISRDTLRFYIRKGLLSPATQQGQYSWNQKDCTDLENILQLRELGLSIKAIQRIKEVHDTMCGTKEQWLENREVLQDEIAERRTQIQLLEQQITNLTGLVEQLNKLLAEKA
- a CDS encoding LytTR family DNA-binding domain-containing protein translates to MKIRIELDDSLDDVEVVIKTARLTDQVDQLQQLLSKMNQPSLIFYKDASEYFVKLEDILFFETDGAKIFAHSRTDAYEVKLKLYELEEVLPITFCRISKSSIANVRAIYSLDKSFSGTSRIRFADTHKVVHVSRHYYQLLKERLQELR
- the gltX gene encoding glutamate--tRNA ligase, coding for MTKPIRVRYAPSPTGLLHIGNARTALFNYLYARHHGGTFLIRIEDTDRKRHVEDGERSQMENLRWLGIDWDESPETHEKYRQSERLDIYQEYVNELLAKGLAYKSYVTEEELAAERERQEAAGETPRYINEYLGMSDEEKAAYVAEREAAGIIPTVRLAVNEAGIYKWNDMVKGEIEFEGGNIGGDWVIQKKDGYPTYNFAVVIDDHLMEISHVIRGDDHIANTPKQLMVYEALGWEAPAFGHMTLIINSETGKKLSKRDTNTLQFIEDYRKKGYLPEAVFNFIALLGWNPGGEHEIFSRKELIELFDENRLSKSPAAFDQKKLDWMSNEYIKNADFATIFELAKPFLAEAGRLTDKAEKLVELYKPQMKAVDEIVPLTDLFFEDFPALTEAEKEVMAGETVPTVLTAFKEKLEAMTEEDFKSENIFPQIKAVQKETGIKGKNLFMPIRIAVSGEMHGPELPDTIYLLGREKSIQHLDNMLTEITK
- the radA gene encoding DNA repair protein RadA, whose protein sequence is MAKKKATFVCQNCDYHSPKYLGRCPNCGAWSSFVEEIEVAEVKNARVSLTGEKTKPVKLNQVTSSNVARTKTDMAEFNRVLGGGVVPGSLVLIGGDPGIGKSTLLLQVSTQLASRGTVLYVSGEESAEQIKLRSERLGDIDNEFYLYAETNMQSIRAEVEKIQPDFLIIDSIQTIMSPEISSVQGSVSQVREVTAELMQIAKTNNIATFIVGHVTKEGTLAGPRMLEHMVDTVLYFEGERQHTFRILRAVKNRFGSTNEIGIFEMQSSGLVEVLNPSQVFLEERLDGATGSAIVVTMEGTRPILAEVQALVTPTMFGNAKRTTTGLDFNRASLIMAVLEKRAGLLLQNQDAYLKSAGGVKLDEPAIDLAVAVAIASSYKDRPTNPQECFIGEIGLTGEIRRVNRIEQRINEAAKLGFTKIYAPKNSLIGLEIPQGITIVGVTTIGEVLQKVFG
- a CDS encoding NUDIX hydrolase: MTEYWNAYLETGEKTDVILERGKVIPKGLYHLVVECIIAHKDGSILFMKRDSTKPAFPNYFEATAGGSALLGESPETAILREMAEETGIQLQTDQLIHYHHFVAHDDHCIFDLFWAKVDGKKDTITLQDGETTDFIWVSRKDLPTFLENALIIPRQKEYVEQLFLENE
- a CDS encoding beta-class carbonic anhydrase, whose protein sequence is MSYFQQFMKANQAYVDLHGTHHLPLKPKTRVAIVTCMDSRLHVAQALGLALGDAHILRNAGGRVTDDMIRSLVISQQQLGTREIVVLHHTDCGAQTFTNKEFQAELQEKFDVDVSHQDFLPFSDVEESVREDMNLLRQSPLIPEDIEISGAVYDVDTGRMTEVV